The following proteins come from a genomic window of Anabas testudineus chromosome 3, fAnaTes1.2, whole genome shotgun sequence:
- the irx6a gene encoding LOW QUALITY PROTEIN: iroquois-class homeodomain protein IRX-6a (The sequence of the model RefSeq protein was modified relative to this genomic sequence to represent the inferred CDS: deleted 1 base in 1 codon) yields MVTKEAAMSFSQFGYPYNATSQFFVSANPSTTCCDSISRSVSDGTGGSQTAAASFCCPSYENRLLASSRTELNAALGMYSSPYAAAAAASQNYANYFPYSTDPSAIYSTLNPQYDIKDSTGTLHSGITQTAAYYPYDHSLGQYQYDRYGTVDFNGTARRKNATRETTSTLKTWLYEHRKNPYPTKGEKIMLAIITKMTLTQVSTWFANARRRLKKENKMTWSPKNKANDDRKDDLAKSDQDCVTKDSSDCKEEKDLHLSDLEDMDDDDCDKLDSDCEKVVADEQDLQRAMALSAAPQKRDCSSELHLSLTNSFHAFPCAIKSVATLPPLPSDFLDPVVSKAASLTGPAAGTVSLSHFEASEKPRIWSLARTAASGVILSPQQHGSELRTGSSAGDCQLQSTRLTGAPAGQCGGMRSLHESSGVTNAESPFSEGSSLHSKVYGTGSYSHKGLQLHCPSYPTLPDTCQYSTIEGISGGKAETQSPDLSETCGTLQDDKVTAFRPVMKR; encoded by the exons ATGGTAACAAAAGAAGCAGCAATGTCTTTCTCGCAATTTGGATACCCGTACAATGCAACTTCTCAG TTTTTCGTGTCGGCAAACCCCAGTACGACTTGCTGCGATTCGATTTCCAGGTCGGTCTCTGACGGGACAGGCGGCTCCCAGACCGCCGCCGCCTCCTTCTGCTGTCCGTCCTACGAGAACCGGCTCCTGGCGAGCAGTCGGACGGAGCTGAACGCGGCGCTGGGGATGTACAGCTCTCCCTATGCTGCTGCGGCCGCCGCCAGCCAGAACTACGCCAACTATTTCCCCTACAGCACCGACCCATCCGCTATCTACTCCACTCTG AACCCACAGTATGACATTAAGGACAGCACGGGCACTTTACACTCTGGCATCACTCAAACTGCTGCATACTACCCTTATGACCATTCACTGGGACAGTATCAATACGACAG ATACGGGACAGTAGACTTTAATGGCACAGCCAGAAGAAAGAATGCAACTCGTGAAACCACCAGCACCCTCAAAACATGGCTGTATGAGCACCGCAAGAACCCGTACCCCACC AAGGGGGAGAAGATCATGCTGGCCATCATCACCAAAATGACCCTCACCCAAGTGTCCACCTGGTTCGCCAACGCCAGGAGGAGGTtaaagaaggagaacaagatgACGTGGTCACCAAAGAATAAGGCGAATGATGACAGGAAGGATGACCTCGCTAAGAGTGACCAAGACTGTGTCACCAAAG ATTCAAGTGACTGTAAGGAGGAGAAGGATCTACACCTGAGTGATCTGGAAGACATGGATGACGACGACTGTGACAAGCTGGACAGTGACTGTGAAAAGGTGGTTGCAGATGAGCAGGACCTTCAGAGGGCTATGGCACTATCTGCAGCCCCTCAGAAAAGAGACTGCAGCTCTGAGCTGCACCTGAGTTTAACCAACAGCTTCCACGCGTTCCCCTGCGCCATTAAAAGTGTCGccaccctccctcctctcccatCTGACTTCCTGGATCCCGTTGTGTCCAAAGCAGCTTCCTTGACCGGCCCTGCAGCAGGCAccgtgtctctgtctcactttgagGCGTCGGAAAAGCCGCGGATTTGGTCTCTGGCTCGTACGGCGGCTTCGGGGGTCATACTGAGCCCTCAGCAGCACGGCTCTGAGTTGAGAACAGGCAGCTCAGCCGGGGACTGCCAGCTCCAGAGTACCAGGCTTACTGGGGCTCCTGCTGGACAGTGTGGGGGCATGAGAAGCCTCCATGAATCCAGTGGTGTCACGAATGCTGAGAGCCCCTTCTCCGAGGGCTCATCCTTGCACTCAAAAGTCTATGGCACTGGCAGCTACAGTCACAAGGGCCTCCAACTTCACTGTCCGTCCTATCCTACACTTCCAGACACATGCCAATACTCCACCATTGAAG GAATCTCTGGTGGcaaagcagagacacagtcCCCTGACCTCAGTGAAACCTGTGGGACCTTGCAGGATGACAAGGTCACTGCGTTCAGACCGGTGATGAAGAGGTGA